One window of Ailuropoda melanoleuca isolate Jingjing chromosome 3, ASM200744v2, whole genome shotgun sequence genomic DNA carries:
- the SPINK7 gene encoding serine protease inhibitor Kazal-type 7 — MKIIGGLLLLCTMTHFFRKLEAASLPLTTVDCSIYKKYPVVAIPCPITYLPVCGSDYITYGNECHLCIENLKSNGKVQLLHEGSC, encoded by the exons ATGAAGATCATCGGGGGGCTCCTTCTGCTCTGCACAATGACTCATTTCTTCCGCAAGTTGG AAGCTGCTAGTCTACCTTTAACAACA GTGGACTGCAGCATTTACAAGAAGTACCCAGTGGTGGCCATCCCCTGCCCCATCACATACCTGCCCGTTTGTGGTTCTGACTACATCACGTATGGGAATGAGTGCCACCTATGCATTGAGAACTT GAAAAGTAATGGAAAAGTTCAGCTTCTTCATGAAGGAAGTTGTTAA